The Alphaproteobacteria bacterium genome contains a region encoding:
- a CDS encoding TIGR03808 family TAT-translocated repetitive protein — translation MAIDRRHFIGAAATTGATGAFSATDAIATPAPAASNTVPVSGLGVDAIHLGVRFNGTDDQTEALQRAIDRTAGARLPLILAPGVYRARGLVLPTGTRLIGVPGATRIVATDNAPIVVARGADYVLLSGIIFDGSGKALPENAGLIQLANGRGIAIRDCEVLGAGRNGIVLEGIEGEITTTTITGALGAAIHALDSRGLVISRNTIRNAFNNGIQVWRSAAGDDGTQVLDNRIEDIAAQSGGSGQNGNAINVFRAHNVTVRGNRIRNAAFSAVRGNAASNIQITNNTCINLGEVAIYAEFGFEGAVIANNTIDGAAIGVAVTNFNQGGRLAVVQGNLIRNLVPKRPAGTDPNDGNGIGIGVEADTAVTGNIIENAPVAGISVGWGQYLRDVSVTGNVVRGAGVGIAVSVTPGAGSAVIADNLISGTKSGAIVGMDQRRAMTGDLAREGAARYAQLAINGNRVR, via the coding sequence ATGGCCATCGACCGCCGCCACTTCATCGGAGCAGCCGCCACCACCGGCGCGACCGGCGCCTTCAGCGCCACCGACGCGATCGCCACGCCCGCTCCCGCCGCATCGAACACCGTGCCGGTGTCGGGCCTTGGCGTCGACGCCATTCATCTCGGCGTGCGCTTCAACGGCACCGACGACCAGACCGAGGCGTTGCAGCGCGCGATCGACCGCACCGCCGGAGCACGGCTGCCGCTGATCCTCGCGCCCGGCGTCTACCGCGCACGCGGCCTCGTGCTGCCGACCGGCACGCGGCTCATCGGCGTGCCGGGCGCGACGCGCATCGTCGCGACCGACAACGCGCCGATCGTCGTTGCGCGCGGCGCCGACTACGTTTTGCTCTCCGGCATCATCTTCGACGGCAGCGGCAAGGCGCTGCCCGAGAACGCAGGCCTGATCCAGCTCGCGAACGGGCGCGGCATCGCGATCCGGGATTGCGAAGTGCTGGGCGCGGGGCGCAACGGCATCGTGCTCGAAGGCATCGAGGGCGAGATCACCACCACGACAATCACCGGCGCCCTCGGCGCGGCCATTCATGCGCTCGACTCGCGCGGCCTTGTGATCTCCCGCAACACCATCCGCAACGCTTTCAACAATGGCATTCAGGTGTGGCGCTCGGCGGCAGGCGACGACGGCACGCAGGTGCTCGATAACCGCATCGAGGACATCGCCGCGCAGAGCGGCGGGTCCGGGCAGAACGGAAATGCCATCAACGTCTTCCGCGCACACAACGTGACCGTGCGCGGCAACCGTATCCGCAACGCCGCCTTCTCGGCGGTACGCGGCAACGCGGCCTCGAACATCCAGATCACCAACAATACCTGCATCAATCTCGGCGAGGTCGCGATCTATGCGGAGTTCGGCTTCGAGGGCGCGGTGATCGCCAATAACACGATCGACGGCGCCGCGATCGGCGTTGCGGTGACGAACTTCAATCAGGGCGGCCGGCTTGCCGTCGTGCAGGGCAACCTCATCCGCAATCTCGTGCCGAAGCGTCCGGCAGGCACCGATCCGAATGACGGCAACGGCATCGGTATCGGCGTCGAAGCTGACACCGCGGTGACCGGCAACATCATCGAGAATGCGCCGGTCGCCGGCATTTCGGTCGGCTGGGGCCAGTATCTGCGCGACGTCAGCGTCACCGGAAACGTGGTGCGCGGCGCCGGCGTCGGCATCGCGGTGTCGGTGACGCCGGGCGCTGGCTCGGCGGTGATCGCCGACAACTTGATTTCGGGCACGAAGAGCGGCGCGATCGTCGGCATGGACCAGCGCCGCGCGATGACCGGCGACCTCGCGCGCGAGGGCGCGGCGCGCTACGCACAGCTCGCCATCAACGGCAACCGGGTGCGGTAG
- a CDS encoding pyroglutamyl-peptidase I: MTTVLITGFGRFPGAPFNPSGPLARAVAKRKRPAFAEVRREVHIFKTSYAAVDRDLPKLIAKHKPDILLMFGLAARTPFARIETRARNARSILFPDVTGHRPDERAIARGKPALSGRAPIWRLLGAARAARVPARMSRDAGRYLCNYAYWRALEASRSGTPLAQFIHVPWVPLVKRRPGPKKRMTHAALARSGEAFLLALLAAHRRLG, encoded by the coding sequence GTGACGACCGTTCTCATCACCGGCTTCGGGCGTTTTCCCGGCGCCCCGTTCAATCCGAGCGGCCCGCTGGCGCGCGCCGTTGCGAAACGCAAGCGGCCGGCCTTCGCCGAAGTACGCCGCGAAGTGCACATCTTCAAAACGAGCTACGCGGCGGTCGACCGCGATCTGCCCAAGCTCATCGCCAAGCACAAGCCCGACATCCTGCTGATGTTCGGGCTCGCGGCGCGCACGCCGTTCGCGCGCATTGAGACGCGCGCCCGCAATGCACGGTCGATCCTGTTCCCCGATGTCACCGGCCATCGGCCCGACGAGCGGGCAATCGCGCGCGGCAAGCCTGCTCTCAGCGGGCGTGCGCCAATCTGGCGCCTCCTTGGCGCAGCGCGCGCCGCACGCGTGCCGGCCAGGATGTCGCGCGATGCTGGCCGGTATCTGTGCAATTACGCCTATTGGCGCGCGCTGGAAGCGTCCCGATCCGGAACGCCGCTCGCGCAGTTCATCCACGTCCCATGGGTTCCGCTGGTGAAGCGCCGCCCCGGCCCGAAGAAGCGAATGACCCACGCGGCGCTGGCGCGCTCCGGCGAGGCCTTTCTGCTTGCGCTTCTCGCCGCGCACCGGCGTTTAGGTTAA
- a CDS encoding RES family NAD+ phosphorylase, which produces MSLRTWTPAALSAEQRRIAGLCWRLVEAQHVVSTLKLVDSLDEQALLERLIEETKPPVPPECRPLHYLLSTPFRYGSPYPAGSRFRRTGPTPGVYYASRTTATAVAEMTFHRLLFFAESPATPWPANAAEFTAFSVRYAGAGIDLTVPPLSRDEAAWTELTDYAPCQALAEAARRAEIAVIRYRSVRDPGAGLNVALLTCRAFRQEEPADRQTWHIQLGRSGARAVCEFPEARLEFPRGGFNADPRVAAMNWER; this is translated from the coding sequence ATGTCATTGCGTACCTGGACGCCCGCCGCGCTGTCAGCTGAGCAGCGCCGGATCGCGGGATTGTGCTGGCGCCTGGTCGAGGCGCAGCACGTCGTTTCGACGCTCAAGCTTGTGGATTCGCTGGACGAACAGGCGCTCCTCGAACGCCTGATCGAGGAGACCAAGCCGCCGGTGCCGCCCGAGTGCCGGCCCCTCCACTACCTGCTGTCGACGCCCTTTCGCTACGGCTCGCCCTATCCCGCGGGCTCGCGGTTTCGGCGCACCGGGCCGACACCGGGCGTGTACTACGCGTCCCGGACGACCGCCACAGCGGTCGCCGAGATGACATTCCATCGGTTGCTCTTCTTCGCCGAATCCCCGGCGACGCCTTGGCCGGCAAACGCAGCGGAGTTCACCGCCTTTTCGGTTCGTTATGCAGGGGCGGGAATTGATCTCACAGTGCCGCCGCTATCGCGCGACGAAGCGGCGTGGACTGAGCTGACCGACTATGCGCCGTGCCAAGCGCTCGCCGAGGCGGCGCGACGAGCGGAGATTGCGGTCATCCGCTACCGATCCGTTCGCGATCCCGGCGCCGGTTTGAATGTCGCGCTTCTCACATGCAGGGCCTTCAGGCAGGAAGAGCCGGCGGACCGCCAGACATGGCACATCCAGCTGGGGCGGAGCGGAGCGCGCGCCGTGTGCGAGTTTCCCGAGGCGCGGCTCGAATTTCCCCGTGGCGGGTTCAACGCGGACCCGCGCGTTGCGGCAATGAACTGGGAGCGCTAG
- the meaB gene encoding methylmalonyl Co-A mutase-associated GTPase MeaB, with translation MANSPELLAQKLRAGDRATLARAITLIESKRADHQQAAHRLVQQLIAETGKAARVGITGSPGVGKSTTIDVLGTYLTGKGHKVAVLAVDPSSTRTGGSILGDKTRMARLANDEHAFIRPSPAAGTLGGVAAKTRETMLLCEAAGFDVILVETVGIGQSETAVADMTDFFLVLMLPGAGDELQGIKKGVVELADMIAVNKADGDNVRRARAAAGEYRAALHILTPRSPNWAPPVTTYSALTGDGVPALWETVQAHRQQLTATGELAARRREQQVKWMWAMLEDRFHLRLKTDAKLKARLPAIERAVADGTLSPALAVDEIAAALGV, from the coding sequence ATGGCGAACTCCCCCGAACTCCTTGCCCAAAAATTACGCGCCGGCGATCGCGCGACGCTGGCGCGCGCCATCACGCTCATCGAGAGCAAGCGAGCCGACCACCAGCAGGCCGCGCACAGGCTGGTGCAGCAGCTCATCGCAGAAACCGGCAAGGCGGCGCGCGTCGGCATCACCGGCTCACCCGGTGTCGGCAAGTCGACCACGATTGACGTGCTGGGAACCTATTTGACCGGCAAAGGCCACAAGGTGGCGGTGCTGGCGGTGGACCCTTCGTCCACCCGCACCGGTGGCTCGATCCTCGGCGACAAGACACGCATGGCGCGGCTTGCCAACGACGAGCATGCCTTCATCCGCCCCTCGCCCGCCGCCGGCACGCTCGGCGGGGTGGCGGCAAAAACGCGCGAGACCATGCTGCTCTGCGAGGCCGCGGGGTTCGACGTGATCCTGGTGGAGACGGTCGGCATCGGGCAGTCCGAGACGGCGGTCGCCGACATGACCGACTTTTTCCTGGTGCTGATGCTTCCCGGCGCGGGCGACGAACTGCAAGGCATCAAGAAAGGCGTGGTCGAGCTTGCCGATATGATCGCGGTGAACAAGGCGGACGGCGACAACGTCAGGCGCGCCCGGGCAGCCGCCGGCGAATACCGGGCGGCGCTGCATATCCTCACACCCCGCTCGCCGAACTGGGCGCCCCCGGTCACAACCTATTCGGCGCTGACCGGCGACGGGGTGCCGGCGCTGTGGGAGACAGTGCAGGCGCATCGGCAACAGCTCACTGCCACAGGCGAATTAGCCGCGCGCCGGCGCGAGCAGCAGGTCAAGTGGATGTGGGCAATGCTCGAAGACCGCTTCCATTTGCGGCTGAAGACCGACGCGAAGCTGAAAGCTCGGCTGCCGGCGATCGAGAGAGCCGTTGCCGACGGAACGCTCTCGCCTGCGCTCGCCGTCGACGAGATCGCAGCGGCGCTGGGCGTCTAG
- a CDS encoding DUF3750 domain-containing protein has product MTASPDSPPRRKSRRRIATWLLLAIFLLPVFGATGLLAYHGGPNHWSRWDRTVQSRLGDAATHPQARILVMSGRTRGWKGALAVHSWIVVKRANEPAWRRYDVAGWGNPVRVNWWPPDLWFGEYGSVVADVKGAQAEALIPRIETAIKNYRYAHEGDYVIWPGPNSNTFVASVLRAVPELGAMLPPNAVGRDYRPLPYVGLTDSGTGIEANLWGVLGLKAGWVEGIELNLLGLVAGFDLRHPALKIPGFGRIGVEVPAAESAGAAS; this is encoded by the coding sequence ATGACCGCCTCGCCCGATAGCCCCCCGCGCCGCAAATCCCGCCGCAGAATCGCGACCTGGCTGCTGCTCGCGATCTTCCTGCTGCCCGTGTTCGGCGCGACCGGGCTGCTTGCCTATCATGGCGGCCCGAACCACTGGAGCCGCTGGGACCGCACGGTTCAGAGCCGGCTCGGCGATGCGGCGACACATCCGCAGGCGCGCATCCTGGTGATGAGCGGCCGCACCCGCGGCTGGAAGGGCGCGCTCGCGGTCCATAGCTGGATCGTCGTCAAGCGCGCGAACGAGCCGGCATGGCGCCGCTACGATGTCGCAGGCTGGGGCAATCCCGTGCGGGTGAACTGGTGGCCGCCGGACCTTTGGTTCGGCGAATACGGCTCTGTCGTCGCCGACGTCAAAGGCGCGCAGGCCGAGGCGCTGATCCCGCGGATCGAAACCGCCATCAAGAACTATCGCTACGCCCACGAAGGCGACTACGTGATCTGGCCGGGGCCCAACAGCAACACATTCGTCGCATCGGTCCTGCGCGCCGTCCCGGAGCTTGGCGCCATGCTGCCGCCGAACGCAGTGGGCCGTGACTATCGCCCGCTGCCCTATGTCGGGCTGACCGACAGCGGCACCGGCATCGAGGCGAACCTTTGGGGCGTGCTCGGCCTGAAGGCTGGCTGGGTCGAGGGGATCGAGCTCAATTTGCTCGGTCTCGTCGCGGGATTCGACCTGCGCCATCCGGCGCTCAAGATTCCGGGATTCGGCCGCATCGGCGTCGAGGTCCCGGCCGCGGAAAGCGCCGGCGCCGCCTCATGA
- a CDS encoding antitoxin Xre/MbcA/ParS toxin-binding domain-containing protein, with product MPKPSPKAAPAVAPGSTVTKAILRAAERLGISNKLIAAIVGLSEATVSRMGSGGYVLQPGEKPFELSVLLVRLYRSLDAMTGGDDAVARTWLRSENTALGGTPLTLVQSVQGLVNVIAYLDARRAVS from the coding sequence ATGCCAAAACCCTCGCCCAAAGCGGCTCCTGCCGTTGCGCCCGGCTCAACCGTGACCAAGGCTATTCTGCGCGCGGCCGAGCGTCTCGGGATATCGAACAAGCTTATCGCGGCCATTGTGGGTCTCTCCGAAGCGACGGTATCGCGCATGGGGAGTGGCGGCTACGTGCTCCAGCCAGGCGAGAAGCCGTTCGAGCTGTCGGTGCTTTTGGTCCGTCTCTATCGCTCGCTCGATGCCATGACGGGAGGCGACGACGCGGTCGCGCGGACTTGGCTGCGCAGCGAGAACACCGCGCTCGGAGGCACGCCGCTGACGCTGGTTCAATCAGTCCAGGGGCTGGTCAATGTCATTGCGTACCTGGACGCCCGCCGCGCTGTCAGCTGA
- a CDS encoding CoA transferase: MTSTRHGTTSPEAALAGLWDATGRPAAALDAITLTGTEPALPSSFAIGTAAQATIAASALAAAELWRLRTGRQGQVSVDMRDAAIEFRSERYMRVAGKAPGEIWDKIAGLYRCGDGRWVRLHTNFPHHRDGVLKLLGCDYSREAVQRALDGWQAETFETAAAEAGLVVTMTRSFAEWDAHPQGRAVAGLPAFSIEKIGDTPPQPLPPGERPLSGVRVLDLTRVIAGPVCGRTLAVHGADVMLVTAAHLPQMMPLVMDSGRGKLSTVIDLREARGRDTLAALARKADIFVQGYRPGAVKDNGFGPEELARLRPGVVYVSLCAYGHEGPWANRRGFDSLVQNANGINHAEAEAAESAQPKPLPCQAIDHASGYLMAFGAMTALARRASQGGSWHVRVSLAQTGHWIRGLGRIDGLGCADPSLDDVRDRLEESDSGFGKLTAVRHAAVMSETPPHWARPSVPLGTHEPRWP; the protein is encoded by the coding sequence ATGACAAGCACCCGACACGGTACAACCAGCCCGGAGGCGGCGCTCGCCGGCCTTTGGGACGCCACGGGCCGGCCTGCTGCCGCGCTCGACGCAATCACGCTGACCGGCACCGAGCCCGCGCTCCCCTCCTCGTTCGCCATCGGCACTGCCGCGCAGGCGACCATCGCGGCATCAGCGCTCGCCGCGGCGGAGCTGTGGCGGCTGCGCACCGGGCGGCAGGGCCAGGTCAGCGTCGACATGCGCGATGCGGCGATCGAGTTTCGCAGCGAGCGCTACATGCGCGTCGCGGGCAAAGCGCCGGGCGAGATCTGGGACAAGATCGCGGGGCTATATCGCTGCGGCGACGGGCGCTGGGTGCGGCTGCACACGAATTTCCCGCATCATCGCGACGGCGTTCTCAAGCTCCTCGGCTGCGACTACTCGCGCGAAGCCGTTCAACGTGCGCTCGACGGCTGGCAGGCGGAGACGTTCGAAACGGCCGCGGCGGAAGCCGGCCTCGTCGTCACCATGACGCGCTCGTTTGCCGAATGGGACGCGCATCCGCAGGGACGCGCGGTCGCCGGCCTGCCAGCGTTTTCGATCGAGAAGATCGGTGACACCCCGCCCCAGCCGCTGCCGCCCGGCGAGCGCCCGCTCTCGGGCGTGCGCGTGCTCGATCTCACGCGCGTGATCGCGGGCCCCGTGTGCGGGCGCACGCTCGCGGTGCACGGCGCGGACGTGATGCTGGTCACCGCCGCGCACCTGCCGCAGATGATGCCGCTGGTGATGGACAGTGGCCGCGGCAAGCTTTCGACCGTCATCGATCTGCGCGAGGCGAGGGGGCGCGACACACTCGCCGCGCTTGCGCGCAAGGCGGACATTTTCGTGCAGGGCTACCGGCCCGGCGCCGTGAAGGACAACGGCTTCGGCCCGGAGGAACTCGCGCGGCTGCGCCCGGGCGTCGTCTACGTCTCGCTCTGCGCCTACGGTCATGAAGGCCCGTGGGCAAACCGGCGCGGCTTCGACTCCCTGGTGCAGAACGCAAACGGCATCAATCATGCCGAAGCGGAAGCAGCGGAAAGCGCGCAACCAAAACCCCTGCCCTGCCAGGCGATCGATCATGCGAGCGGCTACCTGATGGCGTTCGGCGCGATGACGGCGCTTGCACGCCGCGCTAGCCAAGGCGGAAGCTGGCATGTGCGCGTGTCACTCGCACAGACCGGTCACTGGATCCGCGGGCTCGGCCGCATCGATGGGCTCGGCTGCGCCGATCCGAGCCTCGACGACGTGCGCGACCGGCTTGAGGAGAGCGACTCCGGCTTCGGCAAGCTGACCGCCGTGCGCCACGCCGCGGTGATGAGCGAAACACCCCCGCACTGGGCGCGGCCCTCGGTGCCGCTTGGGACTCATGAGCCGAGGTGGCCCTGA
- a CDS encoding cation diffusion facilitator family transporter, translating to MAAGSASRKVIYAALAGNLAIALTKFAAAAWTGSSAMLSEGVHSVVDTANQLLLLYGISRAHKPRDEDHPLGYGRELYFWSFIVALLIFSIGAGLSFYEGIAHILAPVPITDPHVNYIVLGLSAVFEGVTFWIALKAFNRTRGTLGYFEAVHLSKDPPSFLVLFEDSAALIGIAIAFLGTLAADRLAMPVLDGVASVGIGIVLAATAMFLARESKGLLIGEGARGRTMRSIRQIAAEQPGVERVNDLVTVHLSPDQIVAALSLEFRDELTTPQIEQAVAAIERRICSKNPEVFTIFIKPQSSTTRGERAQPTTVVA from the coding sequence ATGGCCGCCGGCTCCGCATCGCGCAAAGTCATCTATGCCGCCCTCGCCGGCAACTTGGCGATTGCACTCACCAAATTTGCCGCCGCGGCGTGGACCGGCTCGTCCGCGATGCTGAGCGAGGGCGTCCACTCGGTGGTCGATACGGCGAACCAGCTGTTGCTGCTCTATGGCATCAGCCGGGCGCACAAGCCGCGCGATGAGGATCATCCGCTCGGCTACGGGCGCGAGCTCTATTTCTGGAGCTTCATTGTCGCACTGTTGATTTTCTCGATCGGGGCCGGACTCTCGTTCTACGAGGGGATCGCGCACATTCTGGCGCCCGTGCCGATCACCGATCCGCACGTGAACTACATCGTGCTCGGCCTCTCCGCCGTGTTCGAAGGGGTGACGTTCTGGATCGCGTTGAAAGCATTCAACAGGACACGCGGCACGCTCGGTTATTTCGAAGCGGTTCACCTCAGCAAGGATCCGCCCTCGTTTCTCGTCTTGTTCGAGGATTCAGCGGCGTTGATCGGAATCGCGATCGCGTTCCTCGGCACGCTCGCGGCCGACCGGCTTGCGATGCCGGTGCTCGATGGTGTGGCGTCGGTCGGCATCGGCATCGTGCTGGCCGCGACCGCGATGTTTCTTGCGCGTGAAAGCAAGGGGCTTCTCATCGGCGAAGGTGCGCGCGGGCGGACCATGCGATCCATTCGCCAGATTGCAGCCGAGCAGCCTGGCGTGGAGCGGGTCAACGATCTCGTGACCGTGCATCTTTCTCCGGATCAGATCGTCGCCGCGCTCAGCCTGGAATTCAGGGATGAACTGACCACGCCGCAGATCGAGCAGGCGGTTGCGGCGATCGAACGCCGCATCTGCAGCAAGAACCCCGAGGTGTTTACGATCTTCATCAAGCCGCAGTCGAGCACAACGCGCGGTGAGCGCGCGCAGCCCACGACGGTAGTCGCGTGA
- a CDS encoding MFS transporter — protein MLASRWFILAVLFAARFALGYQFQSAGSVAPFLIRDFGIDYTQVGLLVGGFILPGIAISLPSGFLGRRFGDKSVVTAGLALMVLGGAIASLAPSYAVILFGHLTAGVGGAILIVLMSKMLADWFADKELFLGNAIFIVGWPAGIAAGQATQSWLAETTSWQVVFRLSTVLAALALVLMAAFYHRPPDARHDTPEAPQRLGWQDIKIACLTGMIWMFLNGAYLVMLSFGPSHLIERGMEIAQASAVVSLMSWATILGIPLGGYLATHYRIPNVVMAGGLAVSIALGAALPFAPYPLVFFTLFGFVFATAVPVVGSLAAEVFDPRVRGPGFGVYFLWYFGGMPVLIAFAGLLRDWTGSITASILFAVGMLVCCLLLAGLFRMMQRRKAPAS, from the coding sequence ATGCTGGCAAGCCGCTGGTTCATTCTGGCCGTACTGTTCGCGGCCCGGTTCGCGCTTGGGTACCAATTCCAGTCGGCGGGCTCCGTTGCGCCCTTCCTGATCCGCGATTTCGGCATCGACTATACGCAGGTCGGCCTTCTGGTCGGCGGCTTCATCCTGCCCGGCATCGCGATCTCGCTGCCGAGCGGGTTTCTCGGGCGGCGCTTCGGCGACAAGTCGGTCGTGACGGCCGGACTGGCGCTGATGGTCCTCGGGGGCGCCATTGCGAGCCTCGCGCCCTCCTATGCGGTAATCCTGTTCGGCCATCTCACAGCCGGTGTGGGCGGCGCGATCCTGATCGTGCTGATGTCCAAAATGCTAGCCGACTGGTTCGCCGACAAGGAGCTGTTCCTCGGCAATGCCATCTTCATCGTCGGCTGGCCCGCCGGCATCGCAGCCGGACAGGCGACGCAAAGCTGGCTTGCCGAGACGACGTCCTGGCAAGTCGTATTCCGGCTCAGCACCGTGCTGGCCGCGCTCGCGCTGGTGCTGATGGCGGCGTTCTATCACCGTCCTCCGGACGCGCGGCACGACACACCGGAAGCGCCGCAACGGCTCGGCTGGCAGGACATCAAGATTGCTTGTCTCACCGGCATGATCTGGATGTTTTTAAACGGCGCCTACCTGGTGATGCTCAGCTTCGGTCCCTCGCATCTCATCGAGCGCGGCATGGAGATCGCGCAGGCGAGCGCGGTCGTGAGCCTGATGTCGTGGGCCACCATCCTGGGGATCCCGCTCGGCGGCTATCTGGCGACGCATTACCGCATTCCGAACGTCGTGATGGCCGGCGGGCTCGCAGTCAGCATCGCGCTCGGCGCGGCTCTCCCGTTCGCGCCGTATCCGCTCGTGTTCTTCACGCTGTTTGGTTTCGTATTTGCGACCGCCGTGCCGGTGGTCGGCTCGCTCGCCGCCGAGGTGTTCGATCCGCGCGTGCGCGGGCCTGGGTTCGGCGTCTACTTCCTCTGGTACTTCGGCGGAATGCCTGTGCTGATCGCGTTCGCCGGGTTGCTGCGCGACTGGACCGGATCGATCACGGCGTCGATCCTGTTCGCGGTCGGGATGCTGGTCTGCTGTCTGCTGCTCGCTGGCCTGTTCCGTATGATGCAGAGACGCAAAGCGCCCGCCTCATGA
- a CDS encoding asparaginase has product MSNPVLVEVVRGALTESRHRGAVAVADADGATVLTLGDVARPVYPRSAVKPIQALPLIESGAAERYGFGDREIALACASHGGEPAHVEVAQGMLARAGLDLGALECGAHWPSHQPSSHALACTAGAPSALHNNCSGKHAGFLCVACAAGVEHHGYVKAEHFVQSEVRGALESLTGVGLSVDQCGIDGCSIPTWAVPLTALAHAFAKFGTGRGLSPERAKAAARIRAACAAEPYYVAGTGRFGTEIMKLFGSRVLAKTGAEGVYCGALPGQGLGIALKCDDGATRASEVTMAAVIARFLPMSDEERGAMARVLRPALRNWNGIEVGGLRPSDVLLQGHLGS; this is encoded by the coding sequence ATGAGTAATCCGGTTCTGGTCGAGGTGGTGCGCGGCGCGCTCACTGAAAGCCGCCATCGCGGTGCGGTGGCGGTGGCCGATGCGGATGGCGCGACCGTGCTCACGCTCGGCGATGTGGCGCGGCCGGTCTATCCGCGCTCGGCAGTGAAGCCGATACAGGCGCTGCCGCTGATCGAGAGCGGCGCGGCGGAGCGGTACGGCTTCGGCGATCGGGAAATCGCGCTCGCCTGTGCCTCGCACGGCGGCGAGCCCGCGCATGTCGAGGTGGCACAGGGAATGCTGGCGCGCGCCGGGCTCGATCTCGGCGCACTCGAATGCGGCGCGCACTGGCCCAGCCATCAGCCATCGAGTCACGCGCTGGCGTGCACAGCCGGCGCGCCGTCGGCGTTGCACAACAACTGTTCGGGCAAGCACGCGGGCTTTCTGTGTGTCGCCTGCGCGGCGGGAGTGGAGCACCATGGCTACGTGAAGGCCGAGCATTTCGTGCAGAGCGAAGTACGCGGCGCGCTCGAGAGCCTGACCGGCGTGGGCCTGAGCGTGGATCAATGCGGCATCGACGGCTGCTCGATCCCGACCTGGGCGGTGCCCTTGACGGCGCTGGCGCATGCGTTTGCAAAGTTCGGAACGGGACGGGGACTCTCGCCGGAGCGCGCCAAGGCCGCGGCCCGCATTCGTGCTGCGTGCGCGGCGGAGCCCTATTACGTCGCGGGCACCGGCCGCTTCGGCACAGAGATCATGAAACTGTTCGGCTCACGCGTTTTGGCGAAGACCGGCGCGGAGGGCGTGTACTGCGGCGCACTGCCCGGGCAAGGCCTTGGCATCGCGCTCAAGTGCGACGACGGCGCGACGCGCGCATCTGAAGTCACAATGGCGGCGGTGATCGCGCGCTTTCTGCCGATGTCGGATGAGGAGCGCGGCGCGATGGCCCGCGTCCTGCGGCCGGCGCTGCGCAACTGGAATGGCATCGAGGTCGGCGGGTTGAGGCCGAGCGATGTCTTGCTTCAGGGCCACCTCGGCTCATGA